TAAGGAAACACACCACTTAGTATAATGAAGTACCAGAACGAAACAAATGAAGCCAGAATTTATTACTGTGTGAAGAGAAGGCTGAGTCGTCTGGAAGAAGCAATGAATCCTCTGGACTCATGCTATATCATGCATTTTACAATAGAGGGACATTATTAGACCCCAGAAATAGAGAGAGTTCAACTATTATATTCTGCCCCTCCACTGTAAACGCATGAAGAATCTTGATATGAAAAGGATCAGGAGGTAGAACTCAGTATATGAAAACCATGACAGATGTAAACAATCTTGATCACGCACACATACGAAAAATGGTTTATCGAGTGTTCTTTGTTTAGGTAGCCTCTGATTTGTTAAAACACTTGTTTCTTACAGCTCTTTTAAAGTTCTTTCAATACTGctggtttccaaacttttgtGCGTTCGTAAGGGTTCTATATATGGTAAGAGAATTAAGCCTCCACTGCCCTCCTCACATTCACAGAAATCATACGAAAAGAGCCGGttttaaaaggaaaaggaaatgagagagtAATTAAAAGAAGGACAGAAATGATTCCCTATTCATGAAGGATTAATCATTCCAAATTGAAGGTGACAACTGGCAGGCTAGTCCAGTGTTGGTTGGAGAGCCCATTGTGCAGTTTACTGGTGGCTGGCCCTCGTCTAATCTCCCATTTGCTGGCTCCCATCTCCCAGTCTGTCACCCTGCCAGCAACATGGAATTTGCAGCTCCATTTGGGACTGCTAAAAAAGGCAAGGCAGCCCAAGTGGAGGAGGTGCAGCCAATGGCGGCTGACCTGTCCAGTTGCTTGCTGTAAAATAGGGGGGAGTGGAGGGgtatggggggtgggggggtgacATAACGTTACTTTCCTCCCCCTCTGACACAGCCAACACACTGCTCTCTTTGCCGAATCCCTCAGACACCACTGCCACCTCACTCTTCATACGCTCTGTTCAGCCTTGTGATAAGAGTGCATATCACAGTAAATTAACTTTCCATTATCTGTGATTCTGTCTCATCACCTGACACTTGCTTTGCCCCAAAACAGCGGTCAGGAAGGCAAGAAAattgtagaaaaataaatactctATAATAATCTATTCAACTACAGCAGCTTAATTTCTCTAGAGAGACCAATTCAAATTCATACACATTTACGGGCATGCAATATCTTGAATAATGAGGCTGTCACATCTGTCAATGGATGTCTAAAGAACCATAAAATGCAGAGTAAACATCTCATTGGTGGTCAGAACAGTGGTCTTAGTCTGGAGGTTTTCTGTGTAGCTTCCAACATTACAGTGGCAAAGACAATGTGATCTGTGTATAGAAGCATATAATGGTCTTAACCAGGGTGCggtttatgaaaaaaaaaaaaaaaaaaaaaatcagaggggggtttttgaaatgttttttttcataaaaataaatcagaaccaCATTGGGTCTATATAGACTATGAAGCACAATAAGCTATTTCTTACAGTTGTTAtagtaacatttataaaataattatgaactttaataaaacaattacaaaacttgaacttgaccactggatttgcaggaatattttaatccactttttaaaaatgtaattcatcAAGTAGCacagtattttcacttttaGCAATGTGATGTCAAGTTCATGTCTTGTCCTTTCCTCATGCAGACACATAGGAGATGtgatcatatacaacaaaacaacaggttaaatgctaatttaacTTGCCAGAATTAAATCTCCCAACGCTCCATTCAGTACTGTGGATAGCGCCACTCGGCCGGACGTGCAAATACACTTGATGTCATTCTTGcaagtcactgtttaattcagctctaCGTGCAGTGAGCTAtactgaatagaaaataatcacaacatgcaATAGCACAATGTGCtgtcattataaaataaataagctaCAGTATATGCCTACTTGCAAGACAAAGAAAACTGCTTTGATGACAAACTTCTGTCTTCTTTCAATGCTTTCCTGTGGAAGGGTCATCCACGGCATGTCGCTCCTCTTTTACCCACATCTCTGCAAATCTTCaagcagagaaggagaaaaccCCTGGTCCATTTACTGCGTCATCACGTAGCCTAGATGCCGTGTCATCTCTATTGTCACACAAGCGCTGACAGTGAAAGTCCATTCCTGATTTTGTTGTTTGCACTAACGTTCTCACGCTGCAGCagtttaattagatttttttttttttaatagcctatttttattttagatatgtTATATGGTGTATGGGTGAAGCAGCATGAATCACTATGAGGGGGATACATTTTTGTCCCCACCAGGGATAAAAATAATTCAGCAGAGACAGGGATATATAGACCAGAGGGGGGAAATTTCCACCATCCCCCCAAGCAAACCGCACCTCTTAACAATTTGAATTTTATAAGTAAGTGGGCCTACTTAATTCTGAAATTTAATCACTACAGAATATTTGATGTTTAAACTTAAATACCACtgaatttataatattttacttTGACAACCATCTATCTCAGTGTATGTGGTCTGAATTTTCTTGTTTCCAAGTTGTCCAGCTtcaaaaactttttctttaccagcaaatatattttatccTTGGATGTTCAGAAACCTGGGATATCAATTTTACTGTCTGAATTTGAAAAAGCCAATTTAAGCAACCAGATTTTTTGACtttcttgaacattagatcAGAATCAAGCTTTAATATTTGGCActtaaattttcattttaaatttgggaaccctaaaaaaatatttatatctgaaataaagttttgaaaTTACTGATAATACAGAACAGGATAGTACAATACTACTAATATTACAGAATATTTCAAAGAGTGGAATTCAGACCATATAAATTCAGATAGATGGTTTTGAAAGTAAAATGTTTCAGTGCAATGAATTCAGGTCTCCGTATCTGCGCAGAGCAACAAATAAACATCACCATAATTACAACAGCAATAGCACTGACAGCCACACTGGGACTAGAAAGAGGGGGTGAACatgggagagaaggagggggagagtgagggagggaggaggggaaacCCAGAAGAGCCTGTGACACTGAGAATTCAGGGCTAAGCTTGATCCTCAATGCAAACAAGTTGTGGGACTTGCCATCCCCTTCCAAAAATAACccaaaaagcataaaaacatctgtcacatctgATATTAAGAAGCAGCCATAAATCACTCAAAGATCTGCTGGGGGATGCAGGGGACCCACAATAAGGACAAATCTACCCTCTTTTTGAAGTTTggcatttaatttaatttctggtGTACCACTGACTTTCTCCACTTCCATCTCAGACATTACGTTTCCCACAATGCCCTTGGAGAACAGTGTTGAACTCATTTCCTTCAACTGTtgattttatgtaatttatgtgTGCTGAGAGAGCCATAGCAAAAGAAAAACGAGGGTTTTGCTGACACAAAGTTAGTCACGCACCTTAAACTTAATGTCTTAACACCGCGTTATGCTCAACTGAAGGCACTCTCAGTGGAATAATACACAAATTCCTCCATTACATTACATCTAGTGAGCTCAGTTTTCAGTGCCAGATTTAAGTCTGATGACATCAACTTAACAATCAACTCAGCACAGCCAGATAAGCACCAGACCAATCAGCAGATGATTGCATGATAATGCGACTGGCAGCCTTTTCAAACTCTCAAACTTTGTTATCAAGGATTCCCACAAACCTATCAACTATGAAAACAGAGACATTGCATTGATACATAGATTGTAAATATCAAATGGAGCATAATTCTGAATCTGCACAGCCCATTTCTTGACTTCACGTTATTCAGAATTTGGTGAATAGTTGAGGAGAAATTTGACAGAATGCAGCCATGTTTGTGCATTCATCCAATCGGGTGTAGGAAGGGTTTGATTTTATTGGAAAGCCTTGAGCGAATACATCCATGTTAAACATTGAAGGAGCTTTGACAAGTTATTATTTTGAAGAACTGGCGCCAATATACCTGAAGtttaatattgatatttttaacaGCTAGAAAAATCCATTCTGATCCAACTCCACTTAAGCAGTGCTGGGACCATTACCCACGATAATAAGAGGAGATATACTTACTAAATAACAAAATGGATGCCTAGCCACCAATAGCTCTCTGGTGTTTAATCATTCTTCcatttctctgcattttctGTTAATCCTGCAAGACTTTTATAGGCGATAACATTTTGGCAACAGAATTTCTACTGTCACATGATTTTATGAGTTATGCATACAACACCAAATCATGTCTACTTCACTTTTCTCCTTGGCCTGACTCTTCTGCTTCTCCAAAatgtcctcctcttcccccaCTAGCCATTGCAAACTGAACTGTTTAGACTAGCTTAGACTGTATGTATGACATACTACTCCTGATGAATAGTGTCCAGACGCTGCAGAGGTGCACGCATCGACTGTGCAAACAGACCTACTGCGCAGAAACGATCCCCCAAAATTGAGGACTCTGTATCCACCTGCCGTGTCCTAACCATAACAGTGCTGATCGTAACATGGATCACGCAGTGACAATTTCTAGTGTTTCCCTCTGTGAGCAGTGTTCGTGGGGCCCATGCTGGTCTCCCACAGTCAGAACAGAGGTCACTGCAGAGCCACCTAAATAGATGTCAAATGAAAACGGGACATAAAGTATCGTTCAAATTTTTCCATTCCACCCGCTCATATCTACATCCATACCTCCCCTTCATATCACTAAATGAGttggggggggcgggggggggggagaaaaaaagaaatcacaggACTCCAAAGACAGCTGCAGCTTATAAGGAATGTGAGGGGCCTCAGCCAAGAGAGCAGGCAGGGAAACCATACCATATATGGCAACAGAGGCAGAATCTAATTTTTATCAATGAGCGGAGCGGGCATAAGAGTGGCTTAACATGCAAGGTTGATCTCCCATCCTTGACGGTGTATGGTACGTGTTAGTTAGTGCCTTGTGAAAACAGCACGCAGGCAAACAGGCCTGGAAGTGTCCGTCTTCAAAGGGGTGTACTTAAGCCGTGTAAACAGTGGAGGGAATCTCGGTGTCCAGCACGTGATTGCACAAAGGTGTGGACAGTGAAGTGTGTCTGCTGACGAATTTATCGCTTCACTTCAAACTCTCAAAGACCTAAGGTTCAAGAACGCTTCCAGTAATGTGGTGGGAAATATATCAGGGCTGCAGTCTTTCAATAAAGTGATTAAATTGGGCACACAACCAATAAATAATGTTTAGGAGAATTTCAGTTTATGCATTCATCTTTTATCAATCatcttttgagaaaaaaagtatATCCTAAATCCTAAACTTATTTTGGTAATGAAGGATGATTTTTAGTTAGAAAAAGGCACAAAATGTGTGATATTCCATTATTTTCACTGAAATATAACTTTTGTTTATCTAGCTCAATGTTTTCAACCATGAACACAAGACAGCGCCgtaccaaaaatcaaagataaacAGCAAAGTGCTTCATATAGCAGGCTGCATGTTTCTCATCCTAACACAACCCAGACCTGCTGTGATTTATCTTGAAGAGTGTTACGAGGCTTTCCTGGATGAGAGGTCAGAAAGGTAAAGTGTAGACAGCTCCCTTTACTGAGCAGCATAATACTCCACATCTTATCTGGCTATTGCTCAGTCTACAGCCCTTTGAAGGAGTACTGAGACTTttggtttaattaaaaaatgacttggtGCTCAGAAGCAAACCACAAGCCCAAAACTGAGGCCTCACACATAACAGGCAAAAGTTCAAAACTGTGTTTACAATAGGACAAAGATTATTTTCCACAGCTGCTCGTGAGTTTGATTTATTTGCTCTCCTCATGTGCTTGTCTAGCCTTTTCTGGAGAGATTTCCCACTGTATCCATTAGTGACTCTCGGGAGCGTtatcagttctttttttttttttatttttttaaattcatacaACAATTCATATTTCCATTAGAGACCAGACAGTTAGTGAGTCACAAAAACTTTAACACAAGTGCAATTGTTGCTAAACACACGGGAAATGGGCTGTGGGGACGAGTACATAGATGAGTGCATTCAACTTTGGGGATTCACAGCTACTGCCTCACTACTCTCTTCCCTAAAGAGATGGAGTCTATGCCTGGTCTACAACAGCAAACATATGTTTGATTCTCACCTTGGTGTCTCCCATGCTCTCCGACTCAGACACCTGGTAGGTGAGGTCTGTCTCCTCAAAGCCTGTGGCACTCATGCGCTGGTCCATGGAGGGGTCAGAGCGTGGTGGTGAGTCCGGTGAGTTGAGGCATGTTTGGATCAGGGCTTTGCCCGTTTCACTGGTGATCATGGGTTGGAGTTTGCGAGTGGCAAAAGTGTAGACGTGACCTGTTTCACTGGCCACAAGCAGTAGAACCTGGGTTCCCGTCAGGGTGGAGAGTTCATATGCCTGGtaaagacaaagaggaaaatgCAATTGTCTTACAGAGAGTATAGAAGAGTCTGTTGCTGCTGGTACAACAGGTTGGGCTTCACTCATACAGCTACAATTCAAACATCTGACTGAGTGGTTTCCAAATTGGGGCTTGGATTAGCATCACCTCATACTCAAAGTTATCATTATGGGAGAGGGGATATAGATAGATTCCAAAGGTGaacatctggaaaaaaataaccTAACCAAGAAAACATTGGAATCTAAAAATACCCCTGTAGTGAACTCTGACGTATAGCACAAATGAAGCTAAAATAACATGAGATAAGGCTCCCAGAATAGAGTGTGATATAGCTGAGAGACTGATTGCAGCAGGGGACTGGCCTGCATAAGAAGGGGGGAGTGGTAGTAACCCAGTCTGGACGGAGGACACAAGGAATCATTCTCAACGCGCAGAAGTAGCTGGCTCTAAAACGTGAGTCCACCATTACACTCTGCCGCCTCGTCATTCATTATGCAGCGTGCAGACACTTACATTCAAACTCCCTAGTGCACAATGAGATTCAACTGCGTTCAAGACACACTGAGGCTGCACTCACAGTGAACTCCTGAGAAAGCCTTTTATCTAAATGagtcatcagtaatgtggaggATGCTTCTGGTTCTGTGAAGGCACCGTGCCATTACCATCACCTTGGTGAGCACAGTATAGCCTGAGCTGGCTGATAGATGTGCCATTGTAAGCTAGAGAGCAATACTGTGTCAGACAGTGCAAGGTGGAGGAGACAAATCACATtcaaattaaatgattttattgagCCGTTATAAAACCATGCAGTCATGCTAGTCTACTCTATCACATGCTCTGTTCTTTTACACTGTGTTCTTTATGGGCCGTATCAGTCCAGTCCTTACTATCTGTGTGCATGCTAATTGACGCTGACTATATAATTGCCTTTTGTGTGCAATAATGATAGCAGAGCAAAGAATGATGACCAGCTTTTGCTATAGTGGCTAAATGATACACTGCGCTTGTTTCACCTGAGCACTTCAATTAGCTATGTAGAGCTTTtggtgtgtaactgtgtgtggaAGAATGGGGTTAAAAGGAATCTCTGGCTGGTGGTACAATTCATCCCACAAACTGCTAATGCAGCCTTACAGACGCAGTGAATGAACTACACAGCTCTCAGTCATCCTCTTCCACTACCATCTCCCTTAATTAGCTCTGCAGCTGCCAGAGAGCAGCATCTAACAACAGCGCCTGATATTTGGCCAACATCCAAGACCGAAAAGGTCTAATTTGTCAACTTAAGTGTGCTAGGTGGCAGCACAAACTAGACCTTTACAATGCTTTAATAAGTTTCCTTGCTCTGCTGATTTTcacataaatattcatgactgCAGGGTGTGAGGGGGTCAACTCAAGCTGTAATTGGTTCCTCTGCCACACAAAACTTCCTGGTCAATGCGACATATCAAAAAAAGAAGCATAAGACCAGGGCCAACATGTACATATGTATTTGTGCAATTcaaaataacagcagcaacaagaggaaagaaaaaaaaaattaaaaaaaaaaaaaaaaaaatcaagatttgTTATctatgtgggtgtgtttttcaggttttgtcttgttttgtctgctggTAGTTGGAACATCAGTCCCAAAGGTAGCTGTGTGATTAGACAGTTGTTATTTTAAATCTCTTGACAACATCTGTTGAGGTCACCAAAGCCTTCAGCTGCTCATGCAAGGTTGTGCAGTCAAAATATGTGGCTTTGCAAAGCAGCATGATTAGCTGATTCATCCATaaactgactgacagaaatTTATCATCAACAAATTGGATAATTTTTTACTCGTTAAAGCCAATTATCAAGCAGAAGTTTGCTTGTTGGCGCttgtcaaatgtgaggatttgttgttttttttccttttcatatctcagtaaatttaatatcttttggttttggacttcAGTCCAAAGGAAGATATCACATTGGTAAATCAGAAAAATACTAGAATATTTGCATAGAATCATTAGTTGAAGGCCTTTTTCATGGCAGACATGTCTAGGGCTACAACTACtattgttttcatcatcaattaatcgattaattgttttgtgaTTAATCGTCAAGTTAATAAACTGGTGAAAATCATCATCAATCCATTGAAAGTTCCTGACACCCAAGGTGGTGTAAATGAAGTCACTAGTTTTATCTGACAGACAGtgaaaaaccccaaaatatccACATTTTAGGTTTTGATATTAAACAGCAAGAAGCAATTTAGATAAAGCAGTTTTCAGCCCCTGGTGCTGTGCATGGTGGCTCACTGGTATGGTTTACTGGGAAACTTAAATGGAAAGGCACCTGTACATTTTCTGGaaagacaaatcaaaatgtctgcccTGAAAATTAACTTTtgagtgcatttacagtaagaGCTACACACGTACTTAACTCTGGACAAATAATGGaaccaaaaaaaacaggaagcGCAAGTGTTAATTGAGTAATCTGGCACTTTGTATTGAGGTAACAATTTGCATTGTGCAAGCCTTTATGTGCATCTAATCTGAAGCATTTACAAGAAGAGAACAAATGGGCCTGTGCTTCACTCACCACATCCTTCAAAATGAAACAAGGCTCATCCTAGAAACCAGTTTGAGACAAATCTACTATGAATCTTCCCACTCCACCCACTTGTCAGTTTTTGTGATGGCTGACATAGTGTAGgcaacattttcaaaatctCCATCCCCACAGTGTGTCAAATAGTGTTCATGTTGCCAAGAGCCTACATAAAGACACCTCAGTTTCCACGACAACAGTCTGGGATacataaaaaaggagaaatacagAAGAGTATACAGTACAGGCGctacaaagtaaaataagaacAAATAAACTCTTGCATGACAATAAAGCATGGCTTACAAGGGTTTGTTTAAAGTCATAATGAAACTGGTTAACTGCTAGCTATGTTGTTGGTCCACTGCTGACCCTTGTCTCCAAATAATCCACTTTAGATGCCTTGATGCCAAATAGCAATACTTTCTCATGGCAGCAATACATGGTTGATTTGTGGCGTTCCAGTGAAATACCGCTTTGGTACTAAAACTAGTAGGACACTAATGGAGGCAGTAATGACTCCCATGGATCAACTTTGCCTGCTTATGTGCCAGACCCTACCAACAAAGCTGAAACTAAGATAAGTCATCACAGGATGATGTAGCTGGACACTGACATCACAATATAGAGTGCCATAATGCATGCGCAGACAGTCCCCGGCTCCTCTCTTCTGTTTCAGTGCTCTTTGACTGTCCTCTGATCTGCTTCCCTGGGGTTTAGTCAGCTGTTGGCACCCACAGGCCCGCTGCTGCTCACCACCACATGGCTGCCGCCTGCAAGCAAAGCTCTGCTTCACAGTGACAGAGGGAACAGCCTGTGCACTGAGGGCTACTGATGGGAACTATTTCCAATAGTTTCATGCTTGTCTGTGTATGAAGGTGTATAGGAATGTGTGCATGAATGAGTAAGGCAGTTTATCTGGAAATCTCTCTATATGTGTCagagcatatgtgtgtgtgagtgtgtgatagTTGGGGGGTAGGGATGGTCATAAATAGAATTGTCATTTGCTCAAATCTATTTAAAGAGCATTGCCTGTCATGAATGTTCTGACTTCCTCACATCCACTGAGTCAGTTTGTACcacaattgtttgtttttttaatattagatGTTGATTTCAGATTTACTGCAGATTACAGCCTTTAAACATAATGTAGGTTTaccattattatgattattgaCACAGCAATTTCTCAGTGGGTTATGACTGTGCAGGATAGTATAACCTCAAgatgcattattattaattcCATGAATGACTGAAATGAATGCAAAGCACAATATATTATTCTGCAGTATATCTAGGCCAATGAACATCTGAGTGACACTTAATCAAATGTTACTGTCGTTGGATGAGATCTAAGGCAATCAGCTGACTCACCTTTTTCATAATACCAGTCTTCCTCTTGCTGAAAGTGGTGTACCGTCTCAACTTGTTGTCAATAAATTCCATCTTTATCTTTACGCGCCCACGTGTCTTCTTCCCCGGCTTTGCCCCTGCGACCCCTCCGGGCACCATGCCGTAACCTCCGGGAGGTACTCCCACCTCCTGCCCTGTGACGGCAGCCTCCATCTCTCCTCGCTCCCGCTTCACCCCTCTCCTGCTGTCCCCGAGTGAACCCACTGGGTCATCATCATCTCCGGAGTCCGAGTCATTATCCGAGCCGCTGCACAGAGGCGCACTATCTCTGTCCGGGTCGAACCTGGCTCCGTGGGGCAGCACAACTCCTGTGTTTAACCCCACCATGTTGCCCTGAATGGCGGTCTGTGGAGGGGTCACCCCGGTCCCGTTCCCGGGTCTCACACCTCGCGGACCCCCTGGACCATTAGCCCCCAGCATCCCGACGGCGTCTCTCTCCCCGAGTCGCCCGGCAGCACCGGCGCTTTCGCTGACCCCCGGTAAAGCTTGCCCTGCTCTGACCAAAACGGGACGAATCCCGCTGCCGACAACGCCCGAACCGTGTCCTGTGGTACCTCTGCCTGAAGCTGACCCGTTTCCAGATGGTGCCGACCCAACCTGGCTCGGTAACATTCTATTTACCGGACCGAGTCTGTGAACACCAGCCCAACAAGCTGGAGCGCGTTGTCTCGTGAACGGCTGGTAAAACGCACACACGCCCGggccaaaaaatgtaaacaaaccaggCCAGCGGAGGGTTTGGAGACTCCAGGAAATTACCGAGACAAACTTTCGAAAGTGATGCTGCCCCCAAGACCCTTCAACCCCGGCTCAGTTTGGTTCACCCTCCTCCTCTATTTCCAAAACTCTGAGCACTTTCTCAAAAAGGAAAATGCGGAGAGCGCTCTCGATGTTGCTCCGCCAAGTCATGTAGTCCGCATTGTGAACAAAAAATAACGCTAGTGTCGACCTGTTAGTAtccttttaatattttttacttgtttAATATCGCAATATATATGTCTTCATGGatcaaacatttataaaaacgTGCCATTTTTAAATCAGCGTTTACGATGGCGCAGTAATATTACAACCCAGGAACTACTTCCCTCCTTATAAAGAGATACAATGTTTCCTTATTTGGTGTTGTCTCTCCTTATTTGGTGAGTCACAGCGTCGCCTATCGATTGGTTGAGGATTATCTGAGTAGTGCTGCCATTGGTCAACAAGACAGACTCATTAGAATAAATACCAAAATGGTTGCGCTACCGACAACGTCACCGTGGACAGGCAGAcaccaaaataacaaaacatccAACTTTTGTATTCCCCACAGGTTGTCTATCTCACAGCATAAATCATGTTTTCCCAAAGTTTTTATGCCAAAGTATCTCTAAATAAATATGGCGGCTGAAGGACTTCAATGAACCTGTCAGAGGAATTACGTTTTGAGATTAGCACGATCCTGTATTACTGTTAGTGAGATACATCATTTTCGGATTAATGCAGGCATTCCGATGTGCATTAATCTACTTAAGATCTCAAAACCCTCTTTGCAAATTatcagttattattttattttgtttgtgcattGTGTAGCCCTACTCATCTCTTTCCattgaaaataaagtaaaatactcACCCAGGACAAACTGATTATCTTGCAGACTAGGCCACATCATACTGACTTTCTCAAGAATTGCTACATCACTGTCCACTATGTTGACAAGAAAAGTACTTGGGCCTATAATTATTTGTAATAACCtttttgaaataaacatttatgacAACTGTAATCCTTAATGGTTTtcacaagacttttttttccagcagacatttcttgtcatagtaggaaaagcacaggtgttacgAATGATGTTAACAATGGCCCCTTACATTCAGGTGTAAGTGATGATAGTGACAGTGAGCCcgcatgcacaataccaggaccccAAAACTGAAGCAGCAATCAGTAATTTTGTCATTTACACCTGTGATTTTGCTACTTTGacaaaaagtggaaaaaagcCTATCACAGGTTAATCTGTTAAGTTTCTGTTAAGAAACTGTTAAGTTAAGATGTGTGAGAAATTGTCTGTTTGAAATGATGCAGTAAACCCCACCCATCTGGTGCTCCAGGCAGGTTAAAACAAATACCATAAATGTTGGTTCCTCACCTAACATTTTTGGATTTTTACTTTACATACCCATACAAGGCTCATACATTACTGAAATGTATGGGTTTTATAACTATAAGATCTCATTAAAGTGTAAATGCGTTTGGAAAAAAGTTTTCATATTACTTTTGAATAAATCTCAGACTTTTCATATGATGACAAACCTTTATGACAAACTGATACGTTTGTCATAAAGGTATGCAGATATAACaatagacacagacacacaaactatATCCAACATACTAAAcacttaaaaagaaaaggatAAATTGTAACTGTATAGGTTTTCAAGATATGAAAACCTGTTGCATCTTTTTATCAATCACCATTAATCTGTTGCAGACTATCTATCACCCACATAGGCTACAATATTAGCAGAATTCTCATAGCTATACGTCTGGAAGAGACTTCTGACACGTGAGGATGAGCTCAAATATATGCAATGACCCGCTGAAATTGCCTGTGGACACCAAATGAAACATATcagattaaagaaaaacattgtcaCTAATCCAAGACAACGTGGACTTGTATGGGAATTCTCTTTCGCAGCTATAAAAAGGCCATATCACATTCAACTCTAAACATaattatattgaaaaaaaaaacaaacaaaactgacaaGCCTTTGGGGTCAGGTTTAAAAAGGCTCACAGATGTACACTACCCTCTAGTGGTGAAACCAGAAATTATAAGAATGATTTTGTTCTTGCAGGCAGCTGTTATTCACACAGTGTGAAAATCTACTTGCAGAGACCTGTTTGAGATTGGTAATCCACCTCAGTgaacattttgtcatgtttattattttactaaACACAATATAGTCTGGTAATACAGCTGTGAGCAAGAGCTGTTGTGAAAACTCAACATTTTCAATGAAAGAGGAAAACTCATTCCAATCGTTCTCCTTATTGGTTTTAATACCCAACAATATTGAAAATTAATGCAATGTTTTTCAGCAGGCAGCTACCTCATTTCATATATTGGAGTTTTCTTGAAAATACTAACATGGAAGAGTTTTTAAAATGGTTCTTCCTTGCAAATGCATTACCACACAAACCTGAATTAAAAAGAATGTTCACTGATTTATTCACTCAAGTAGATTTTCATACTGA
This genomic stretch from Thunnus albacares chromosome 14, fThuAlb1.1, whole genome shotgun sequence harbors:
- the srfb gene encoding serum response factor b isoform X2 — its product is MLPSQVGSAPSGNGSASGRGTTGHGSGVVGSGIRPVLVRAGQALPGVSESAGAAGRLGERDAVGMLGANGPGGPRGVRPGNGTGVTPPQTAIQGNMVGLNTGVVLPHGARFDPDRDSAPLCSGSDNDSDSGDDDDPVGSLGDSRRGVKRERGEMEAAVTGQEVGVPPGGYGMVPGGVAGAKPGKKTRGRVKIKMEFIDNKLRRYTTFSKRKTGIMKKAYELSTLTGTQVLLLVASETGHVYTFATRKLQPMITSETGKALIQTCLNSPDSPPRSDPSMDQRMSATGFEETDLTYQVSESESMGDTKDTLKPTFTVANLPGTTSSAQSTVPTTSTTMQVSSGPSFPITNYLAPVSANSNISANGTVLKTAGASTGVMQLPGGFTFMPAGTPLPPGTPTIPLSQLQQHSLALQGQHGQTLTAAPQPQQGQQAVFRFPAAVSLTGTGVPQQLQAIQVHPNTQSTSNSDSSPEMSHTSTNSTATVSLPATIVTSSVPTSVAGHMMYPSPHTVMYASTPALADGGLAVLNAFSQGTSAMQVSHAQAQDTGAVPQVFLTAPPGTVQIPVSAVQLHPVRQDLHFTNGDWPAVERQQQ